A single window of Gadus morhua chromosome 22, gadMor3.0, whole genome shotgun sequence DNA harbors:
- the LOC115536146 gene encoding rap guanine nucleotide exchange factor 5 translates to MGLNTASVSRLNQTWEKCPGKFKKLFSELELITDPSLNHKAYREAFKRMKPPKIPFMPLLLKDITFIHEGNKTFHDNLVNFEKLHMIADTVRLIRHCQSDQPGNEVTGGDSAELRACVHCLHIIDNQQTLFELSHKLEPRA, encoded by the exons ATGGGACTGAACACGGCCTCTGTCAGCCGGCTCAACCAGacctgggag AAATGTCCAGGAAAGTTTAAGAAGCTGTTCTCTGAGCTGGAGCTCATAACG gacccCTCCCTCAACCACAAGGCCTACAGAGAAGCCTTCAAGAGAATGAAGCCCCCAAAGATCCCCTTCATGCCCCTCTTGTtgaaag ATATCACCTTTATCCACGAGGGAAACAAGACATTTCATGACAACCTTGTCAACTTTGAGAAGCTG CACATGATAGCCGACACGGTGCGTCTCATTCGCCACTGCCAAAGTGACCAACCAG GGAACGAGGTAACCGGGGGCGACAGTGCAGAGTTGCGAGCGTGCGTCCACTGCCTGCACATCATTGACAATCAGCAGACTCTCTTTGAGCTCTCACACAAGCTGGAGCCACGCGCCTGA